From the genome of Streptomyces spinoverrucosus:
GGTGCTGACCTCCGACCGTGGCGTGGCCGCGGCGAAGGTGGCAACACTGCCGCCTGTTTCACGTGAAACCGAAGAGCCGTCGGTGGACGGCGCGGTGGACATGCCCGCATCTCCCATGGGCGCCCACTTCGCTGAGATTCCCCTCGACTCCATCAAGCCGAACCCGCGGCAGCCCCGTGAGGTCTTCGACGAGGATGCGCTGCAGGAGCTGGTCACCTCCATCAAGGAGGTGGGTCTTCTCCAGCCGGTCGTCGTACGGCAGCTGGGTCCCGCTCGCTACGAGCTCATCATGGGCGAGCGGCGCTGGCGGGCCTGCCGTGAGGCGGGGCTCGAAGCGATCCCGGCGATCGTGCGCGCAACCGAGGACGAGAAGCTCCTCCTCGACGCCCTGCTGGAGAACCTGCACCGGGCGCAGCTGAACCCGTTGGAAGAGGCGGCCGCCTACGACCAGCTGCTGAAGGACTTCAACTGCACACACGACCAGCTGGCGGACCGTATCGGCCGGTCGCGTCCGCAGGTCTCCAACACGCTGCGTCTGCTGAAGCTTTCGCCGGCGGTCCAGCGCCGGGTGGCGGCGGGTGTGCTCTCCGCCGGACACGCGCGTGCCCTGCTCTCGGTGGAGGACTCGGAGGAGCAGGATCGGCTGGCCCATCGGATCGTGGCCGAGGGGCTCTCGGTGCGTGCCGTCGAGGAGATCGTGACCCTCATGGGATCGCGGCCCAAGGCGGCTCAGCGTTCCAAGGGACCGCGGGCTGGTACCCGGGTCTCTCCGGCGCTGACCGATCTCGCGACCCGTCTCTCGGATCGCTTCGAGACACGGGTCAAGGTCGATCTGGGGCAGAAGAAGGGCAAGATCACCGTGGAGTTCGCCTCCATGGAGGATCTTGAGCGGATCCTCGGCTCCCTCGCCCCGGGCGAGGGACCTGTCCTGCAGAAGAGTCTTCTGGAGGGCGGCGACCCCGAGGACACGGACGACTGAGGTTCCGGGCGGCGGCGTGACCCCGCCCGGCGGGTGCTCGTGCGGGCCGTGTCCGGTGTGTACCGGAACACGGCCCGTACTTTGCTTTCAGGCGGTATCGATGGAATCGCTTCATGGATACGATGCGTTCGGGTATGGCGCA
Proteins encoded in this window:
- a CDS encoding ParB/RepB/Spo0J family partition protein, whose protein sequence is MSERRRGLGRGLGALIPAAPTEKTPAQAAAGGVASTSPAAVPVLTSDRGVAAAKVATLPPVSRETEEPSVDGAVDMPASPMGAHFAEIPLDSIKPNPRQPREVFDEDALQELVTSIKEVGLLQPVVVRQLGPARYELIMGERRWRACREAGLEAIPAIVRATEDEKLLLDALLENLHRAQLNPLEEAAAYDQLLKDFNCTHDQLADRIGRSRPQVSNTLRLLKLSPAVQRRVAAGVLSAGHARALLSVEDSEEQDRLAHRIVAEGLSVRAVEEIVTLMGSRPKAAQRSKGPRAGTRVSPALTDLATRLSDRFETRVKVDLGQKKGKITVEFASMEDLERILGSLAPGEGPVLQKSLLEGGDPEDTDD